Within the Pseudomonas guangdongensis genome, the region GCGGGAGCCCCGACGGATGTCATGTAGACAAGTCGAAGTCAGCCGCCGAGGCTGTCGCGAGCTTCCGCTGGTACAAGCCGAGCGAGTGGGTGAAATGAAATGAAAGTTCTGTTCCTGGTTCAGGCCGAACAGCGGGCGATCCTTGATCGCCTCTACGAAGGCATCCAGCACCACTGCGAGTGCGACATCCGCTGGCTGGGGCGCGAAGAGCAGGCCAACCTGCGCCGTTATTTCCGCGATCATGTAGATGTGGCCCGCTACGACCGCATCCTGTTCTTCCTGCGCTTCAAGCAGGAAATCCGCCAGGTGGATTTCATCCGCAGCGTGCCGAATCTGGTGATCCTCGAACATGATGCCTACCAGAACTACATCCCCTGCAAGTACACCGGCAGGTTCAGCGCGCACTATCGCAAGCTGCCCTGGGCGCGGGTGATCGGCTCCGGTCAGGTGGTGACCCGGCGCTTGCGCGAGGAGGGTGTGGATGCCGTCTTCGTGCCCAAGGGCTACGACCAGGCCTTGCTACGCGATCTGGAGCGCGAGCGCGATATCGAACTGGGCTTCGTCGGCAGCACCAAGAGCGTCGCCTACAGCGGGCGCAAGGCGCTGCTGGACGAGCTGGCGCAGGTGGAGAACCTAGTGGCGACCCGCACCAAGTCCGGCGAAGACTACCTCAATGCCCTCAACCGTATCCGCTTCTTCGTCAGCGC harbors:
- a CDS encoding glycosyltransferase family protein; its protein translation is MKVLFLVQAEQRAILDRLYEGIQHHCECDIRWLGREEQANLRRYFRDHVDVARYDRILFFLRFKQEIRQVDFIRSVPNLVILEHDAYQNYIPCKYTGRFSAHYRKLPWARVIGSGQVVTRRLREEGVDAVFVPKGYDQALLRDLERERDIELGFVGSTKSVAYSGRKALLDELAQVENLVATRTKSGEDYLNALNRIRFFVSADVGMGEYMIKNFEAMACGCVLLAYDQGEEENRALGFVDMENLVLYRTVDELRGKLAQLRGDPAWAARIAASGRALAESRYSFARIGAQIVQAMQAPLRPAPAPGWFSRLRNRLGV